A part of Paenibacillus donghaensis genomic DNA contains:
- the ltrA gene encoding group II intron reverse transcriptase/maturase yields the protein MKEGKPFDISKQVVMTAFKRVKANKGSAGIDGLDIKDFEKDLKGNLYKIWNRMSSGSYFPPPVKLVEIPKKSGGTRGLGIPTVGDRVAQMVVKMYIEPRVEAIFHTDSYGYRPNKSAIDAIGQARKRCWRNDYVLEFDIKGLFDNIDHELLMRAVRKHISESWILMYIERWLNAPFINSEGQWIERKSGTPQGGVISPVLANLFMHYAFDLWMKRTNPNAPFERYADDAIIHCRTQAEAEEILEKLKKRLEECKLELHPTKTKIVYCKDKDRVKEFPVTDFEFLGYTFRRVFIKDRLGRLQFNFLPSVSVKSAKAFRDKIKAMRIHSYTGSKIEMIAEMLSPMVRGWLNYFTKFNPSAVKYTIDCLNRRLVKWAMCKYKRFRGHRSRAEKWLKELAKREPNMFPHWALGMKP from the coding sequence ATGAAAGAGGGCAAGCCATTTGACATTTCAAAGCAAGTTGTTATGACAGCATTTAAGAGAGTCAAAGCGAATAAGGGAAGCGCAGGGATTGACGGTCTGGACATAAAGGATTTTGAAAAAGACCTCAAAGGAAACTTGTATAAGATCTGGAACAGAATGAGTTCCGGAAGTTATTTCCCTCCACCGGTTAAATTGGTCGAGATTCCAAAGAAATCAGGTGGAACAAGAGGACTCGGCATTCCGACAGTCGGGGATAGAGTGGCCCAAATGGTAGTTAAAATGTATATAGAGCCGCGAGTAGAGGCTATATTCCATACAGACTCTTATGGATACCGTCCAAACAAGTCAGCTATCGATGCAATAGGTCAAGCGAGGAAAAGGTGCTGGAGAAATGATTATGTCTTAGAATTTGACATCAAAGGTCTATTTGACAATATCGATCATGAATTATTAATGCGTGCAGTGCGAAAGCACATAAGCGAATCATGGATACTGATGTATATCGAAAGATGGCTCAACGCACCGTTCATAAATTCAGAAGGTCAATGGATTGAACGCAAAAGCGGAACCCCTCAGGGTGGTGTCATCAGTCCTGTACTTGCGAATCTGTTTATGCATTACGCTTTTGACTTGTGGATGAAACGAACAAATCCAAATGCACCGTTTGAAAGATATGCAGATGATGCCATTATCCACTGCAGAACGCAAGCAGAAGCAGAAGAGATTCTGGAAAAACTCAAGAAACGACTAGAGGAATGCAAGCTTGAATTGCATCCAACGAAAACCAAGATTGTATACTGCAAGGATAAGGACAGAGTGAAGGAGTTTCCAGTCACCGATTTTGAGTTTTTGGGATATACCTTTCGGAGGGTGTTCATAAAAGACAGACTAGGGAGGTTGCAGTTCAACTTCCTACCATCGGTGAGTGTGAAATCAGCCAAAGCATTCAGAGACAAGATAAAAGCGATGCGAATTCATAGCTATACCGGTAGTAAAATTGAAATGATCGCTGAAATGCTATCTCCGATGGTCAGAGGTTGGCTTAACTACTTCACGAAATTCAATCCATCAGCAGTAAAGTATACCATTGACTGTCTAAATCGCAGATTGGTCAAATGGGCAATGTGTAAATACAAGAGGTTCAGGGGACATCGCAGTCGAGCGGAAAAATGGCTGAAAGAACTTGCAAAAAGAGAGCCCAATATGTTTCCACATTGGGCTCTCGGAATGAAACCATAA